The following are encoded together in the Candidatus Methylomirabilis oxygeniifera genome:
- a CDS encoding membrane protein of unknown function (Evidence 5 : No homology to any previously reported sequences), with protein MKAGQTDPKTRRHKPAAALSNRGFHDREWWPVLVIVVVTGIVYANAFQNEFLFDDLQTIVELQQGGGKGAFADVVELLRGRPSYRPVRTASYAFDYALSGLEPWGYHLTNIVYHTLTAVFVYLTARSVFGRVRPALLTALLFAIHPIQTDAVTYMSGRRDVLSGLFVLAGFYLYVRYRTTGRIWYLAAVLPVYVLGFFSKESGIILPALCVAYDVFRHLTREEHHEAEAAYGVRNPPNPPFAKGGHGGGFG; from the coding sequence GTGAAGGCCGGTCAGACCGATCCGAAAACCCGCCGCCACAAGCCTGCGGCCGCGCTGTCGAACCGAGGATTCCATGATCGCGAGTGGTGGCCGGTTCTTGTCATCGTCGTAGTGACGGGCATAGTGTATGCCAATGCCTTTCAGAATGAGTTTCTCTTCGATGATCTTCAGACCATTGTGGAACTCCAGCAAGGAGGAGGGAAGGGGGCCTTCGCCGACGTCGTAGAGCTACTGCGTGGTCGGCCGTCGTATCGACCCGTCAGAACCGCCTCCTATGCGTTCGACTATGCCCTTTCAGGGCTTGAGCCGTGGGGGTATCATCTGACCAATATCGTCTACCACACGCTGACGGCGGTATTCGTGTACCTGACGGCCAGGTCTGTGTTTGGCCGGGTCCGCCCGGCGCTCCTGACGGCCCTGCTGTTCGCGATCCACCCCATCCAGACGGATGCTGTAACCTACATGTCCGGCCGCCGCGATGTCCTCTCCGGCCTGTTCGTTCTGGCCGGTTTCTATCTTTACGTGCGATATCGGACAACAGGCCGTATCTGGTATCTTGCGGCCGTACTTCCGGTATATGTGCTGGGCTTCTTTTCCAAGGAGAGCGGGATCATCCTGCCGGCCCTCTGCGTGGCGTACGATGTCTTCAGACATCTGACTCGGGAGGAACACCATGAGGCGGAGGCGGCCTACGGCGTACGAAACCCCCCTAACCCCCCTTTCGCAAAGGGGGGCCACGGGGGGGGATTTGGCTAA
- a CDS encoding membrane protein of unknown function (Evidence 5 : No homology to any previously reported sequences) produces MWAAIRGAVWESRWLYLPMAAIGGGLAAYVLLLVRGTWQQDYHGGSLWFTLLTMARVFSYYLRLLILPVNLNADYSYNAFPVTTSWADPSAGLAVLFLAGLWYAILVCARIRPVAAFGGAWFFLALLPVSQIIPHHEMVAEHYVYVPSVGFAVAVAGLFDPLLDDPLRRRVLYPAGLLVLMLLSVRTVWRNFDWRDELTLWRKTVQTAPDSARARNNLGGAYLRSGQPTLAETHLEAALRIRPDFASARANMGKLYMDRGDLDMAERELNTALILKQRDAIPRLWLGVVQARKGEIAAAEAQFRTTMDTFPYGAYAYNNMGVLFVRTGRLAEAESLFREALRLMPELTEARDNLARLSRIDGSGIPPVGPGMAGTP; encoded by the coding sequence GTGTGGGCGGCGATCAGGGGGGCCGTGTGGGAGTCCAGGTGGCTGTACCTGCCGATGGCTGCCATCGGGGGCGGCCTTGCGGCATACGTCCTGCTGCTGGTGCGCGGAACCTGGCAACAGGATTATCACGGCGGAAGCCTGTGGTTTACGCTGCTGACGATGGCGAGGGTCTTCTCGTATTATCTCAGGCTTCTCATTCTTCCCGTAAATCTGAATGCCGACTACTCCTACAATGCCTTTCCTGTCACCACCTCGTGGGCTGACCCGAGCGCAGGACTGGCTGTGCTGTTTCTCGCCGGCCTGTGGTACGCGATCCTGGTCTGCGCCAGAATCAGGCCGGTAGCCGCGTTTGGGGGCGCCTGGTTTTTTCTAGCGTTGCTGCCGGTGTCGCAGATTATTCCGCATCACGAGATGGTGGCTGAGCACTACGTGTACGTTCCATCGGTCGGGTTTGCCGTGGCCGTGGCGGGGCTGTTCGATCCCTTGCTGGATGATCCTCTCCGCCGCCGGGTCCTGTACCCGGCAGGCCTGCTTGTACTCATGCTGCTTTCAGTCAGGACGGTATGGCGGAACTTCGATTGGCGGGACGAGTTGACGCTGTGGCGGAAGACTGTGCAGACCGCGCCGGATTCGGCGAGGGCGCGGAACAATCTGGGTGGGGCATATCTTCGGTCCGGTCAACCGACATTGGCCGAGACGCACCTCGAGGCCGCCCTGCGCATCAGGCCCGACTTCGCCTCGGCCAGGGCCAACATGGGGAAGCTGTATATGGACCGTGGAGATCTTGATATGGCCGAACGTGAACTGAATACCGCATTGATACTGAAGCAGCGCGACGCGATACCGCGTTTATGGCTGGGCGTCGTCCAGGCCCGTAAGGGTGAGATCGCCGCAGCCGAAGCCCAGTTTCGAACGACGATGGACACATTCCCGTACGGAGCGTATGCGTACAACAACATGGGAGTGCTGTTTGTCCGGACCGGTCGGCTTGCTGAGGCTGAGTCGCTTTTCCGTGAGGCGTTGCGGCTGATGCCGGAGCTGACCGAGGCCAGGGATAATCTGGCGCGCTTATCTCGGATCGACGGCTCAGGCATTCCTCCGGTCGGACCAGGGATGGCGGGCACGCCGTGA
- a CDS encoding Undecaprenol glycosyltransferase (fragment) produces the protein MTEQVKPLISVIVPLYNEAESVPELYSELAEALRPHSDRCEMIFVDDGSRDGSCERLQAIRETDARVKIVRLRVNQGKSTALQAGFREAEGQIIVTLDADLQDDPKEIPRFLQKLEEGFDLVSGWKVKRYDPWFRRFLSAIFNRITSRFTGVRLHDFNCGYKAYRRAVIGELRLYGELHRFIPVLASWRGFRIGEIEVAHRARRYGLSRYGIERIPRGFFDLLTVLMLTRYTTRPLHFFGLVGVLVGLIGFGIIGYLSIGWLFGQWIGGRPLFILGTLMVIGGLQLVSFGLLAEMIVYGSTRESDPPIDLVLK, from the coding sequence GTGACAGAGCAGGTCAAGCCGCTGATATCCGTAATCGTCCCTCTCTACAACGAAGCGGAAAGCGTGCCGGAACTCTATTCCGAGCTGGCCGAGGCGCTGAGGCCGCACTCAGATCGATGTGAAATGATATTCGTCGACGATGGCAGTCGTGATGGGTCGTGTGAAAGACTCCAGGCGATCCGGGAAACGGATGCGCGGGTCAAGATCGTTCGGTTACGTGTCAACCAGGGCAAGTCGACGGCATTGCAGGCCGGTTTCAGGGAGGCCGAAGGGCAAATCATTGTCACGCTTGATGCCGATCTGCAGGATGATCCAAAAGAGATTCCAAGGTTTCTTCAGAAGCTTGAAGAAGGGTTCGATCTTGTATCCGGCTGGAAGGTGAAGCGCTACGATCCGTGGTTCCGCCGGTTTCTTTCCGCTATCTTCAACCGGATAACCTCACGGTTTACCGGTGTCAGGCTGCACGATTTCAACTGCGGTTATAAGGCCTACCGGCGAGCAGTCATAGGCGAATTGCGCCTGTACGGGGAGTTGCACCGCTTTATTCCGGTGCTGGCAAGCTGGCGGGGTTTCAGGATCGGTGAGATCGAGGTCGCCCACCGCGCGCGGCGCTACGGTCTGTCCAGGTATGGGATAGAGCGGATACCCAGAGGGTTCTTCGACCTGCTGACCGTGCTGATGCTGACGCGGTATACGACACGCCCCCTGCACTTTTTCGGCTTGGTCGGGGTGCTGGTCGGCTTGATCGGGTTTGGGATTATCGGGTATCTCTCGATCGGATGGCTGTTCGGCCAGTGGATAGGTGGCCGCCCCCTTTTCATTCTGGGAACGCTGATGGTCATTGGCGGCCTGCAGCTTGTGTCGTTTGGGCTGTTGGCAGAGATGATCGTCTACGGCTCCACGCGGGAAAGCGATCCCCCCATCGATCTGGTCCTCAAATAA
- a CDS encoding putative restriction endonuclease-like (Evidence 3 : Function proposed based on presence of conserved amino acid motif, structural feature or limited homology; Product type pe : putative enzyme) yields MILPYNKDLKGYARSLRKNMTDAERTLWSLIRRKQAKGRLFSRQKTIDNYIVDFYCASAALVIELDGGQHYTPEGREQDRWRDADLAARGLTVLRFSDRDVLTNLEGVLEEIWQHL; encoded by the coding sequence TTGATCCTGCCCTACAATAAGGACCTCAAAGGTTATGCCCGCTCCCTGCGGAAGAATATGACCGACGCCGAGCGAACACTGTGGTCCCTGATCAGGCGAAAGCAAGCGAAAGGCCGTCTCTTTTCACGTCAAAAGACGATTGACAATTACATTGTGGATTTTTACTGCGCCTCAGCCGCACTCGTCATCGAACTTGATGGAGGACAACATTATACGCCGGAGGGTCGTGAGCAGGACCGATGGCGCGATGCTGACCTGGCGGCGCGTGGGTTGACAGTGTTGAGGTTTTCCGATCGGGACGTGCTGACAAATCTTGAAGGCGTACTAGAAGAGATCTGGCAACATCTCTGA
- a CDS encoding membrane protein of unknown function (Evidence 5 : No homology to any previously reported sequences), with translation MLATLRARIGRFTAWFTIALLLLLAVWRFLSPLYAQGMATVGQTILHATGMLPPDSHLEARDRRVWIVRPVTKSDGSAGMATVNVLDDATYVNMILLVSLTIATPLLGLATKAKICLAGGAGLSMLHLADLYIKLRWTAVYPGLQAHGMMPEAASSFTVKLYEWGYAFFSVNGFGLFPILLWFAATAFWWPQHAQTAEVKPSRRKRAKGAATHKR, from the coding sequence TTGCTCGCCACCCTCAGAGCTAGAATCGGCCGTTTCACCGCATGGTTTACCATTGCGCTGTTGCTGCTGCTCGCCGTCTGGCGTTTCCTCTCCCCTTTGTACGCTCAGGGAATGGCTACGGTCGGGCAGACCATTCTGCATGCGACGGGGATGCTTCCGCCGGACAGTCATCTCGAAGCTAGGGATCGGCGGGTCTGGATCGTCAGACCAGTGACCAAGTCGGATGGGTCTGCCGGCATGGCCACCGTCAATGTGCTCGACGACGCCACCTACGTCAACATGATCCTGCTCGTCTCCCTGACCATTGCCACGCCGCTGCTTGGCCTGGCAACGAAAGCCAAGATCTGCCTGGCCGGTGGGGCGGGGCTGTCGATGCTGCATCTTGCCGACCTGTACATCAAGCTACGCTGGACCGCCGTCTATCCAGGGCTGCAGGCGCACGGCATGATGCCTGAGGCCGCTTCTTCGTTTACAGTCAAGCTGTACGAGTGGGGCTACGCCTTCTTTTCCGTCAACGGGTTCGGTCTCTTCCCGATCCTGCTCTGGTTTGCGGCGACAGCCTTCTGGTGGCCGCAGCACGCCCAAACAGCGGAGGTCAAGCCCAGCCGCCGAAAGCGTGCAAAGGGGGCTGCCACACACAAGCGATGA
- a CDS encoding membrane protein of unknown function (Evidence 5 : No homology to any previously reported sequences), whose protein sequence is MQTSEVESPSPRAQIRRSALLFGLYILGLFGLLYGLDRQLVDPFTRGIAQLARTILLLGGTEATVHDKVVTTPLFSVAIQNNCNAIYETALFVSAILAYPATWRQRLWGVLLGSGALYILNLMRVLSLIYVGSHFRPYFDTAHIYVWQSLFIVFALGLWLFWAGALARHPQS, encoded by the coding sequence ATGCAAACCTCAGAGGTTGAATCACCATCTCCTCGCGCCCAGATCCGACGCAGCGCACTGCTGTTTGGCCTGTATATCCTGGGCCTGTTCGGCCTGCTGTACGGTCTGGACCGACAGCTTGTCGATCCTTTTACCAGGGGAATCGCTCAACTCGCGCGAACCATTCTGCTGCTCGGCGGGACGGAGGCCACGGTGCATGACAAGGTGGTCACAACCCCCCTCTTCTCGGTGGCGATTCAGAACAATTGCAACGCCATCTACGAGACGGCCCTGTTCGTGTCGGCAATACTCGCTTATCCGGCGACCTGGCGACAACGTCTCTGGGGCGTGCTCCTGGGCAGCGGCGCGCTGTATATTCTGAACCTGATGCGGGTGCTCAGCCTGATCTATGTCGGAAGCCACTTTCGCCCGTACTTTGACACCGCGCATATCTATGTCTGGCAGTCGCTCTTCATCGTCTTCGCCCTGGGCCTCTGGCTATTCTGGGCAGGGGCCCTTGCTCGCCACCCTCAGAGCTAG
- a CDS encoding protein of unknown function (Evidence 5 : No homology to any previously reported sequences) has translation MDFTVILNCQSSNFHSSTFSLSLKYLSSSAMPGALTAAWLHVTNLRALLRWIATEG, from the coding sequence GTGGATTTTACGGTGATCCTGAATTGTCAGTCAAGCAATTTTCATTCTTCAACCTTTAGTCTTTCGCTTAAATACCTGAGCAGCTCCGCTATGCCGGGCGCCTTGACAGCGGCATGGCTTCATGTTACAAACCTACGGGCGCTACTCAGGTGGATAGCAACTGAAGGCTGA
- a CDS encoding exported protein of unknown function (Evidence 5 : No homology to any previously reported sequences), whose amino-acid sequence MGCCIHLTRRQFLSAAMTLAAIAPSWLPRPAEAAPTPVPVPKTLGRTDALLKEIITTYASVEDDPWVLMHGVRALGSSFSVKGERAVDFLCARFLTPQAVNGKSYPQMSLDNQGHTNTFLKTLIEAGIGLDHRFALEGRRYTVGDIAEGAKALFAFDPKTANPDDLAWTLIALSRIIPPDKDTWTNAAGQRIRFSDVVRFAFDTLDETTAQFRQAKAKGVMPDANDKVVNFTCGGTHLVYGLTTCVGNGYRDHGFPQRLKTHLDLMAWRLEADDRLIDRFYRNAAPPPGNPSGWQAVHALHHNDAKIKFYGHTFEILSYAVQHKLFKPTSTQSQAIERAGTRLAGAATGIKGVDLFEVRKASRRLFHLLIGDSCHAYHGIRMTPGLNQA is encoded by the coding sequence ATGGGGTGTTGTATCCATTTGACCAGGCGGCAGTTTCTGAGCGCGGCAATGACGCTGGCCGCTATAGCGCCGTCGTGGCTGCCGAGGCCGGCCGAGGCCGCCCCTACCCCTGTTCCCGTTCCAAAGACGTTGGGTCGAACAGATGCCCTGCTGAAGGAGATCATTACGACCTATGCGTCCGTAGAAGACGACCCATGGGTCCTGATGCACGGAGTGAGGGCCTTAGGATCGTCCTTTTCGGTAAAGGGAGAACGGGCGGTTGATTTTCTCTGCGCCCGGTTCCTGACGCCTCAGGCGGTGAATGGAAAGAGCTATCCTCAGATGTCCCTCGACAATCAGGGCCATACCAATACGTTCCTCAAGACCCTCATCGAGGCCGGCATAGGACTTGATCATCGCTTTGCATTGGAAGGCAGGCGCTACACCGTCGGCGACATCGCCGAGGGGGCGAAGGCCCTCTTTGCATTTGATCCGAAGACCGCCAATCCGGACGACCTGGCCTGGACGTTGATCGCCCTCTCCCGGATCATCCCTCCGGATAAGGACACCTGGACGAATGCGGCCGGGCAGCGGATCCGCTTCTCTGACGTGGTCCGTTTTGCCTTCGATACCCTTGATGAGACGACGGCGCAGTTCAGGCAGGCGAAGGCGAAAGGGGTCATGCCGGATGCCAACGACAAGGTCGTCAATTTTACCTGCGGTGGGACCCACTTGGTCTACGGCCTGACGACATGTGTCGGCAATGGGTATCGTGACCACGGGTTTCCGCAACGTCTCAAGACGCACCTGGATCTGATGGCCTGGCGTCTCGAGGCCGATGACCGCCTGATCGATCGGTTCTATCGCAATGCTGCTCCCCCCCCGGGGAATCCGAGCGGATGGCAGGCGGTTCACGCTCTGCACCACAATGACGCCAAGATCAAGTTCTACGGCCACACATTCGAGATACTCAGTTATGCCGTGCAGCACAAACTGTTTAAGCCGACCTCCACTCAGTCACAGGCGATCGAGCGGGCCGGGACAAGACTAGCGGGGGCGGCGACGGGTATAAAAGGAGTGGACCTGTTCGAGGTGCGCAAGGCCAGTCGCCGCCTGTTCCACCTGCTGATCGGGGACTCCTGCCATGCCTATCACGGTATCCGGATGACGCCCGGCCTCAACCAGGCCTAG